The genomic region ACAATTCCTTGTCAGATAGATTTTCTTCTAGCCAAGGAAATAGGATCCGCTCCTCAAATCGAATGTGATTATTGATGATCTGACTGAGAGCTAACCCTTGTTCTATAACATCAGAAGGCGTAATATTAATGTTCGTGATAATGTTACTAATGATATTATGATCGTTTAAAAATCTACGTTTGATCTTCTCATCATTAATTAAATAGGCTAGCGTATTTTCTTCTTCTGTAAAATGATTTCGAAGGTGGTTTTCATAATAATCATTGATGTACCGAACAGCAGTGAGCTGATCTGTATGATTAAGTTTCTTTAGACGATGGCAAAACACAAGTCCATGATGATGCTCATGAGATAATGGAATAAGGTTTTCGTTTCTTTTCATATACT from Flammeovirga agarivorans harbors:
- a CDS encoding hemerythrin domain-containing protein, coding for MKRNENLIPLSHEHHHGLVFCHRLKKLNHTDQLTAVRYINDYYENHLRNHFTEEENTLAYLINDEKIKRRFLNDHNIISNIITNINITPSDVIEQGLALSQIINNHIRFEERILFPWLEENLSDKELFGIGNDLNVEVTEIEGHAFEPEFWEN